One genomic window of Corticium candelabrum chromosome 21, ooCorCand1.1, whole genome shotgun sequence includes the following:
- the LOC134196663 gene encoding ribitol 5-phosphate transferase FKRP-like: protein MDMPKRSDRLIRSGSIARILCCIVFSCLVVECLLRYQQIEGAHVWTIPQSLYRYFRLNEPCYPQNQDQRIRDLRQLLFHFVDVAETVNMRYWIDFGSLLGAVRNGKIIPWDWDVDIGVLKSEMEAPQVRSLLEKRGVQVVRRTGCKFFIRFADSEAFLDACMHWIRGGQVLRCELTDVFRYQFPVKWISPTVPIMFEGRQVQAPNPPMEILKQARYPYTYWWTMPQNFYCYFTEFRLFLKLLALIGIVVLPSLYIVTCCCKRLFI from the coding sequence ATGGACATGCCTAAACGCTCAGATCGGTTGATACGAAGCGGTTCCATCGCCAGGATACTTTGCTGTATCGTGTTTTCTTGTCTAGTCGTGGAATGTCTTCTACGCTACCAGCAGATCGAGGGAGCACACGTGTGGACAATACCCCAATCGCTGTATCGTTACTTTCGTTTAAACGAGCCATGCTATCCTCAAAATCAGGATCAGAGGATCAGAGATCTTCGTCAATTGCTGTTTCACTTCGTCGATGTCGCCGAAACGGTAAACATGCGGTACTGGATTGACTTTGGTTCACTGCTGGGAGCTGTCCGTAATGGCAAAATCATACCTTGGGATTGGGATGTTGACATTGGCGTCCTCAAGTCGGAAATGGAAGCGCCTCAAGTTCGGTCACTGCTTGAAAAGAGAGGAGTTCAAGTTGTCAGGCGAACAGGTTGCAAATTTTTCATTCGATTTGCTGATAGTGAAGCGTTTCTAGACGCGTGCATGCACTGGATTAGAGGAGGCCAAGTATTGAGATGTGAGCTGACTGATGTTTTCAGATACCAGTTTCCTGTCAAATGGATTAGTCCCACTGTTCCTATAATGTTTGAAGGACGACAGGTACAGGCTCCGAATCCGCCCATGGAAATTCTGAAGCAAGCTCGATACCCTTACACTTATTGGTGGACAATGCCACAAAACTTCTACTGCTACTTCACTGAGTTCAGACTATTCCTCAAATTGCTGGCTTTAATTGGCATTGTAGTGCTACCTTCACTGTATATAGTCACATGCTGTTGCAAGAGACTATTTATTTAA